In the Pelmatolapia mariae isolate MD_Pm_ZW linkage group LG10_11, Pm_UMD_F_2, whole genome shotgun sequence genome, AGCCCACCACCAGCAGGGCTATGCAGGCTGTGTCGTCCAGCAGGTCTGAACAGTACAGTGATGTTCCATGGGGCTGCACCTGAAGGAGAAGGGATGAAGGGTCACAGAGGCCATTCACACCAACCATCATCAGCACTAACTCtaagaagtgtttgtgtatttaaggTGCTCACACTAGTGATGTACAACACGGTCAGCATGCAGTGTGCTGTTTGTGAGGGCTTAAATCTCACAGCGACCTAGAGCAGCTTAGTAAATGAGCTCTGGGAGGCTccagaaacagctgagaaaacAGCGTCAAATCTCCGGAAATAAAGgaattcctttcttttctttggcaTTCCAACATAAGAGTTTGATTAAAAATCGACATCAAGAGGTGCAACTCCAGTGGTTGGTTCGTTAAACTGTGATTACCAGCAGAATCTAGTTTTTCACCCCTTTCTTTCGATCTTTTAAAACAGCATTTTCTTTCACTAAATCAAAGATaattatataaacatatatttatatttactgtggagTGGCAGAGAAAGCCGAATACGATCATCGTCAGCGCAGGGGTGAGGATGATGCCGAACAAGATGCTGGCCAGACTGAAATTGATCAGAGCAATGATCATATTCTGTGCAGTGACCAGCACGGAGCACGCCCAGCAGTCCAGAGAGCCCCTCAACTCCACCGGGGGGTCAGCGGCTTCGCTCCCTCTGTGAGAGTAAGGAGGTGGTACCACGACCCCTGACCCCGATCCGGAGGAGAACCGTGCTTCGGAGCGGGCTTGCTCAGACATCGTCTTCTCCAGCGTCCCGTTCCGTGAGAGGCTCATCTTCTTTGTGGTCTGttctgcataaaaaaaaaacacacacacgagtCATTCATGCAGCTAGGCAATCCACAAAACAACCTGGATCAGCATGACTTTGTTTTAATCCCGGCGTTATCGATCTCATCTTGGGTCTCTACTTGTCTTTGATTGTCTGTTAAAAACCTTCCCTCTCCCTGGAtgctctgattctgattcagtCTGACCGCTACAAAGATGGAAAGTTACAGAATGTTAAACCATATTATGCAATAGGTCCCTGAAATATTGTGGCAAAAGGTATGGAAAGTCAACACGAGATAACCGCACAGCTCTAAGTTTAAGGAAATTAACTTCCCTGACTCCACCTCCGACCCCCTCCCAAAACAATGAGCCAGGAGCATCTGGAAAAGTTTGAAAAAATTCCACTACTCACCGAAGTGTCAGGACAATGTCACAATTTtattcatgaaatgctgggtgtGAGCTTTTAATTCCTACATTTCAATTCATTCAAGTGTTTCCACGCGATAAAGAGGAGCACTAACACTACTTCCCTCTGATCTGTGCTGCACTGACAGCAGCTGGTATTCACCAGTGTGAAATCTTTCACTTTGGCATTTCAACCTCACCCTCCAATCAACTGTCCAGTTAGGTGTtaagatcattaaaaaaaatctcttctaAAACTAGATTATTGTGCATTATATTGAAGTCAAATAGTACTTGAGTAACAAC is a window encoding:
- the tmem88a gene encoding transmembrane protein 88a, with product MSLSRNGTLEKTMSEQARSEARFSSGSGSGVVVPPPYSHRGSEAADPPVELRGSLDCWACSVLVTAQNMIIALINFSLASILFGIILTPALTMIVFGFLCHSTVQPHGTSLYCSDLLDDTACIALLVVGFLLLTPLLVLALAAYCRLARHLQLGLCFIPYSRAVYKNLPTQRNQKQGPGSCFSQQDAMERQGKGSIWV